The Oncorhynchus mykiss isolate Arlee chromosome 27, USDA_OmykA_1.1, whole genome shotgun sequence sequence TAACGAGGCATCAAGAGCAGCCTCAAGAACATCTTTCGAAGCCACCAGGCCAGAAGCTCTTCTCATGGCTGAAGATGTGAAGGCTACCAGAGGGAAGCTGTCTTTCCTACAAAGGCTTGCCAGACTGAAATTCAACTTAAAGGTACATCACACTTATTTAAGTTAACAATTATGTCAATGTGAGTAAACAATGTTATTTAGAGAAAATGTAAAACCATCCATTAATTCCAAAACCATTTATAAATCTTGTTGTGCTGGTGTGTAAGATGTGATCGTTATTACCGTGAGATTGTTCTGCTGTGACAGttgttttgacatgtttttgttttagccATTCATGATGGGAAACAAGAAGGATTCCAATAAGAATTCCCGCCATTCTGAATCCAAAGACCAGACTACTGCTGAAGATATCATGTGTAAGTCCATACAGCAGGACATTTActgtttgagatattggtgtacaaagctgctattgcaaaaatattaaaccctatatacagtacattatatattatcgatagtaatctcttatgtaaaattatttatagtttccaaatctcaagattctggttctcatttatttgtgaaagtaataatgagttgaaactaagaatacaatataccatcatttctaaatgaaagtgcatgtcaactctctctctcttctgtcgccCAACATAGTGGCACATCCTGCCACATTTGGACTCCCAGAgggtcttccctccacctctcaacaggagaagcctcgcaaacgtccccttctaatcaggatgttttccaccatctccataggcctatccaagccattcaaacggttttcaaagcaagcttaatacaacaatttcctttaatacagtaatatttgcattgaattgatggcctttgtcttcttttgtgttgccctgttaacacatttgattaggaaaatacatagtatatttagtttagtttattatgcagtcatagtcacggtgtaggctaaacaaagtaatgttgtcctgaataatgtatagaacatgcaccctcccacccccccacccacacacacacacacacacacagtgtgattcATTGAACACATACACATAGTACTTCAGATATGTCCCACAACCAACATTCAACCATATATCAATGATtcagtgtaaaatacatgtactgtaaaataaacagtatttaatttacaaccaataaaataatacatgatgcaggacactcagttataagggaattaactggtttaacttctcaaacaaacacacacatttccattttctgtggatcgcccatgtttacattttactgaatgccagtctgacctttgacctgtagatggcaataaaggtctacttttgctgcagatccacttctaaagctcaaacctctctggacaagtagccaaaacatttgtccctagtgagagagagagtatgtgtgttgTGGCAAGAAAAGGGAATATTGCACTACACTTTTATGATACAGATACATTTTGCATCCGGTAGCATAGCACAGCTGTAGTTTTTTCAAATGCCAAATgtacatgtagcatgcttctgcctACAGATGCTTTTCTGAGTGACTTGTGTTGTGAGAGAACCAGAATTCAAACATAAACTCCTGGATTACATTTTATAATATTGTCAGCTCTTTTTAGTAACATATGGTAGCATACATGTTTCACACGGTGGCAAGTCAAGCTAGTTAGTTACATgtaacaacattacattatatggTCAATGTTTGTGTGTATCCTCTTAGCTTTTACCTTCGACATCAACAAGCGACGCACGGGCTGGTCCTGCAGACTCCCACGCCCATGGcccaggagaaggctgggggCCACCTGCTCACTCACGTCCCAGCCATCTCCTTTGAGACCGACTCTACTGTGGAGTGCACCTCCAAGAGGACTCCGGAAGAGAGGGACCGGGTGAAGGTTAAACTGGCCAACATGGCCTTGATGGGAAGGATCAAAAGTCTTGGCTGTGAAATGCCCATTATGTGTGATTATCGAATTGATCATTTTCCACTTTTGAAACAACAATGGGAAAGACAGGGTTTATAGCAAAGGTTGCTCAGATTGGGCTTTTGGAAAAATTGGGAGAATGAAAGTGCACTCCTGATTCAGAGAGAAAGATCCAGCTTAATCATCCATACCATTgtttaaattacaataaaaaaacattcaaactgttcctgagttttcgaaagacagagaaaggaaaacatCATTATCTTCAGTCTGTTCACCACAAGTCCTACTGTCCACAATCTCAGGGTTCTTCAATACAAACACACCTGTTTCAGAAAACCTGATCACTTTCACATTCGAACAATGTTTGTAGGATACTTTTCAATAACTCAATAAATGTAAGTGTTGAAACCATACATAGCTGGTAACTTGAGCTCGGCAGAGTAGTTTTGACCTGTGTCCAGATGCAGTCATTTATGTTGTCTAAAGACAATTTGTCTCTTAtaacaatgttatttttctgaATAATCGAATTTAATTGACTGGTAGGTAGTCACTAACTATTTGTAGCATGTGTTCCTCTGTTTATTGATATTtacatggtgtgtatgtgttaagATGTTAAGTAATTAATGTTGATATTATCCAAAGGGTTTTTAACTGAAATGTTAAATGTTGGTGTCTCGATCTCAGACATTTACGCTCATATTTGTAAATGGCAGAATCAAACAGTATTGGAATAGTGACTTGTATTTTGCATCTAGAAGTGTAAGAATTTTAGAAGAATGCTATTTCATCAGTCAAATGTTGCACTGTTTGATAAGACAGGGTAAAGAAAACCTCCATTTAAATGAGTTTAGTTGTGAGTTTGACATTTTACCACAAGAAGTCACTATAATACTATACGTTATCAAACAGGGTTGTGCTGAAAATCAAATGAACCACAGCCAAATTAATTATTTGCAACTAAGAGTAAGATTAAAAAAGACATGTATAACTTACTTTcttgataaaatacattctaaaatgTCAATATATGTGATTTCTGAGTATGAAGTGCACATATCTTTTTAAGGCCCAAAGCAGACGTTTTtacatcaatatcaaatcatttctgggtaacaattaagtaccttactgtaatagattacgatgaaaatggtcaaaaatgtattttttgcaaaaaaaactttctcaagcaataattttgctaggactgtctgggagtggtcagtgtggaggggaaattaaaactagctgttattggcactctctttgtcgttggtctataaaccaatttacacatggtgatgtcgccatggaaagccaaaactctcacccatgcaaacctgctgattagaaggtgctGTATAGATGTGAGAAACTCTCTTTTCATGGCACTTCAATATCGAAGTtaatttttcgtagcaggttaggaaactgaggttaaggttaggaaaagggttagggttagtgaaaatgctctccaaaccttctacgaaaattactttgcattgaagtgctgtgaaaataatgtgtccctgctcaggtgttgcatgcatcaaccaatggttgtgtgccaagtcatccattgtgtcatcgactgacagattgctataacatatgatgtggttagctgacacacaaaatacctatccaggcagtgtaagatctggcaagtgtcagcaaggcctgggcagaggaacatgcTCCGTATTTTCAACCAGAACTATCAGGAAGCACCCCCgatcacatttttgtaaaacacatttacagtgttagtttcatcagctgttgtacaatatgaaatAAAATTATTTTGACTTCACAGGGCCTTTAAATGTAGGCAAACAAGTTTTCAGCATTCAAACTAATCTACCCAGccagattcagcaccatggacagtgaagATCAGAATACCTGCGATCTGACGATTAGAACAACAGTGCTATTTTTttttcactctgtccagtttgaaatatagttgaatagtgaagaccagagtctatcaaacttgggctgtctcttgtggaggtcataagtgagcttttcaagaggaagaaagtcaacaatctggtcaagccacattttaaatgtaggaggggtatttgaggcccacaatagaagaatacatttcttagcagaatctggcaatctctctacagctccaaaatacatgcatataggttccactttcagaggtacatcttttacagttaggagacatatctgttttcattctatggagtctcaaaggagtataataaaatgtgtacaaaaatttgtaattagattctttcatttttacactggtagaggagcagtataccctgtcgcaaacctccgcccataactcatcactgatagtcagaccaaggtccttttcccagattattttcaaaggagtaaaggaggagcttcctttctcagaaaggagtctatagatgtaagatattttgcctttaatggattgtgctgtgacaagaagggtttcaacttcattcaactgagttctaaacctcctcttggaggtaaatgaggaaattacatgtctaatttgaagatatttgaaaaaatgggatcttggcacatcgaattcactgcagagctcttgaaaggatttcagtgtagtggttttctgatgaaataggtctgaaaaggtcctgattcctagagtat is a genomic window containing:
- the LOC118944714 gene encoding uncharacterized protein LOC118944714 isoform X1, whose amino-acid sequence is MDSVVSDAQSRGSSPTGTVTDIGSLLSGKSYPLPSFSAISMTTSGTSNAARGFEANIDAEERDTISCFGVPQSIVCDQNSTSPDVASLSTPSTDNLVGDDDFTGLISMLVVRLLSKIQTQTDLYPTDVTRTSQDLIPKVIAAFCAWSGCSETQAYPKNLKSHKVYSTVYKHLLKEFGSEKILQLAVSTQDSTFNRILVKSLSKELLHSCNEASRAASRTSFEATRPEALLMAEDVKATRGKLSFLQRLARLKFNLKPFMMGNKKDSNKNSRHSESKDQTTAEDIMLAHPATFGLPEGLPSTSQQEKPRKRPLLIRMFSTISIGLSKPFKRFYLRHQQATHGLVLQTPTPMAQEKAGGHLLTHVPAISFETDSTVECTSKRTPEERDRVKVKLANMALMGRIKSLGCEMPIMCDYRIDHFPLLKQQWERQGL